In Drosophila bipectinata strain 14024-0381.07 chromosome 2R, DbipHiC1v2, whole genome shotgun sequence, one genomic interval encodes:
- the LOC108133193 gene encoding sphingomyelin phosphodiesterase isoform X1, with translation MTQQRWTIPRGNCWLIALLLAFELVADAGAMPFLFTWRRPEINWTQPETESWVIEAQPRSIEPHLEPVLHPNRTHRAIGSDASDAEFLQRLANLRQNQSASGRMLWYDVAGGDGLVYPPLVDKALKLLNLKQVAFEIENSVMSKVTCTACRAGAGMLQQQIKVGKTDGELIRMITDYCTNLNIQSARVCQGVAQLFGSELIYVLKRVNLSPDELCSFVIGDGCADVYNPYHEWEVVFPPVPKPPRLADLPIPVDGAPFFKVLHISDTHYDPHYAEGSNAECNEPLCCRLSSGRPATPNAAAGKWGDYRKCDTPKRTVDHMLSHIAETHKDIDYILWTGDLPPHDVWNQTKEENLAIIKETVKQMAEKFPGVPIFPALGNHESAPVNSFPPPYVNQVDISISWLYDELDAQWRRWLPQSVTPTVRRGAFYSVLVRPGFRIISMNMNYCNNKNWWLLLNSTDPATELQWFIYELQSAEFSNEKVHVIGHIPPGHSDCLKVWSRNFYKIIARYESTVTAQFYGHTHYDEFEMFYDPHDLNHPNSIAYIGPSVSPYYDLNPGYRIYYVDGDHDSTTRLVIDHESWIMNLKEANLYGYPIWYKLYTARAAYNMKALRPSDWNNLLNELTNNQELFELYYKYYWKNSPARPTCDAECKKRLICDCRSGRSHDRKHFCSEVESKIDEESSKSWKSWFYRGLTNSAEDKTPVEDQTNFDVVIVDAGG, from the exons ATGACACAGCAGCGATGGACGATTCCCAGGGGAAACTGCTGGCTCATTGCTCTCCTCTTGGCTTTCGAATTGGTGGCAGATG CTGGAGCTATGCCCTTCCTCTTCACCTGGCGCAGACCGGAAATAAACTGGACGCAGCCGGAAACGGAGAGCTGGGTGATTGAGGCCCAACCCAGGAGCATTGAGCCCCACCTAGAGCCCGTCCTGCATCCCAATCGTACACACCGGGCCATAGGCTCGGACGCCTCGGACGCTGAGTTCCTGCAGCGACTGGCCAATCTCCGCCAGAACCAGTCAGCCAGCGGACGTATGCTGTGGTACGATGTGGCTGGTGGGGACGGCCTGGTGTACCCGCCCTTGGTGGACAAGGCCCTGAAGCTGCTTAACCTCAAGCAGGTGGCATTCGAGATAGAGAACAGTGTGATGTCAAAGGTCACGTGCACGGCCTGCCGCGCCGGTGCCGGGATGCTGCAGCAGCAGATCAAGGTGGGCAAGACGGACGGGGAGCTGATCCGCATGATCACCGACTACTGCACCAACCTGAACATCCAAAGCGCCAGAGTGTGCCAGGGAGTGGCGCAGCTCTTTGGCAGCGAACTGATCTACGTCCTAAAGAGGGTCAATCTTAGTCCCGACGAGCTCTGCAGCTTTGTCATCGGTGATGGCTGTGCCGACGTCTACAACCCCTACCACGAGTGGGAGGTCGTCTTCCCGCCAGTCCCCAAGCCGCCGCGTCTTGCTGACTTGCCCATTCCCGTGGACGGAGCCCCCTTCTTCAAGGTCCTGCACATCTCGGACACCCACTACGACCCCCACTACGCGGAGGGCTCCAACGCCGAGTGCAACGAGCCCCTCTGCTGCCGCCTCAGCAGCGGACGGCCTGCTACGCCTAATGCTGCCGCCGGCAAGTGGGGCGACTACCGGAAGTGCGACACGCCCAAGCGGACGGTGGATCACATGCTCTCGCACATCGCCGAGACGCATAAGGACATCGACTACATCCTGTGGACGGGCGACCTGCCGCCGCACGACGTCTGGAACCAGACCAAGGAGGAGAATCTGGCCATCATTAAGGAGACAGTGAAGCAGATGGCCGAGAAGTTCCCCGGAGTGCCCATCTTCCCAGCCCTGGGCAACCACGAAAGCGCCCCGGTGAACAGTTTCCCCCCTCCGTACGTCAACCAGGTGGACATCTCCATCAGCTGGCTGTACGACGAGCTGGATGCCCAGTGGCGTCGGTGGCTGCCACAGAGTGTGACCCCCACAGTGCGGCGAGGAGCCTTCTACTCGGTGCTGGTGCGTCCTGGCTTCCGCATCATCTCCATGAACATGAACTACTGCAACAACAAGAACTGGTGGCTGCTTCTCAACTCCACGGATCCGGCTACTGAATTGCAATg GTTCATTTACGAGCTACAAAGTGCCGAGTTCTCCAACGAAAAGGTGCATGTCATAGGTCACATACCGCCAGGGCACTCTGACTGTCTGAAGGTGTGGTCTCGGAACTTCTACAAGATTATAGCTCGTTATGAGAGTACTGTGACGGCTCAGTTCTACGGACACACGCACTACGATGAGTTTGAGATGTTCTACGATCCACATGATCTAA ATCACCCCAATAGCATAGCCTATATAGGACCCTCTGTATCGCCTTACTATGACCTCAATCCCGGCTATCGGATCTACTATGTGGATGGGGACCATGACTCTACCACACGACTGGTCATTGACCACGAGTCCTGGATAATGAACCTGAAGGAGGCTAACCTGTATGGCTACCCCATCTGGTACAAGCTGTACACTGCCAGAGCGGCCTATAATATGAAGGCCCTCCGTCCCAGCGATTGGAACAATTTACTCAACGAGCTCACCAATAATCAAGAGCTATTCGAGCTCTACTACAA atattattGGAAGAACTCACCGGCTAGACCCACCTGCGATGCCGAGTGCAAGAAGCGTTTGATTTGCGATTGCAGGAGTGGACGTTCCCACGATCGAAAGCACTTCTGCTCAGAAGTAGAGTCCAAAATAGACGAGGAGTCCTCCAAGTCGTGGAAGTCCTGGTTCTATCGTGGATTGACCAACTC AGCCGAGGATAAGACTCCCGTGGAGGACCAAACCAACTTCGATGTGGTGATTGTTGATGCCGGTGGttga
- the LOC108133193 gene encoding sphingomyelin phosphodiesterase isoform X2 — protein sequence MTQQRWTIPRGNCWLIALLLAFELVADAGAMPFLFTWRRPEINWTQPETESWVIEAQPRSIEPHLEPVLHPNRTHRAIGSDASDAEFLQRLANLRQNQSASGRMLWYDVAGGDGLVYPPLVDKALKLLNLKQVAFEIENSVMSKVTCTACRAGAGMLQQQIKVGKTDGELIRMITDYCTNLNIQSARVCQGVAQLFGSELIYVLKRVNLSPDELCSFVIGDGCADVYNPYHEWEVVFPPVPKPPRLADLPIPVDGAPFFKVLHISDTHYDPHYAEGSNAECNEPLCCRLSSGRPATPNAAAGKWGDYRKCDTPKRTVDHMLSHIAETHKDIDYILWTGDLPPHDVWNQTKEENLAIIKETVKQMAEKFPGVPIFPALGNHESAPVNSFPPPYVNQVDISISWLYDELDAQWRRWLPQSVTPTVRRGAFYSVLVRPGFRIISMNMNYCNNKNWWLLLNSTDPATELQWFIYELQSAEFSNEKVHVIGHIPPGHSDCLKVWSRNFYKIIARYESTVTAQFYGHTHYDEFEMFYDPHDLNHPNSIAYIGPSVSPYYDLNPGYRIYYVDGDHDSTTRLVIDHESWIMNLKEANLYGYPIWYKLYTARAAYNMKALRPSDWNNLLNELTNNQELFELYYKYYWKNSPARPTCDAECKKRLICDCRSGRSHDRKHFCSEVESKIDEESSKSWKSWFYRGLTNSYSLLSSITYLPKYLLGYR from the exons ATGACACAGCAGCGATGGACGATTCCCAGGGGAAACTGCTGGCTCATTGCTCTCCTCTTGGCTTTCGAATTGGTGGCAGATG CTGGAGCTATGCCCTTCCTCTTCACCTGGCGCAGACCGGAAATAAACTGGACGCAGCCGGAAACGGAGAGCTGGGTGATTGAGGCCCAACCCAGGAGCATTGAGCCCCACCTAGAGCCCGTCCTGCATCCCAATCGTACACACCGGGCCATAGGCTCGGACGCCTCGGACGCTGAGTTCCTGCAGCGACTGGCCAATCTCCGCCAGAACCAGTCAGCCAGCGGACGTATGCTGTGGTACGATGTGGCTGGTGGGGACGGCCTGGTGTACCCGCCCTTGGTGGACAAGGCCCTGAAGCTGCTTAACCTCAAGCAGGTGGCATTCGAGATAGAGAACAGTGTGATGTCAAAGGTCACGTGCACGGCCTGCCGCGCCGGTGCCGGGATGCTGCAGCAGCAGATCAAGGTGGGCAAGACGGACGGGGAGCTGATCCGCATGATCACCGACTACTGCACCAACCTGAACATCCAAAGCGCCAGAGTGTGCCAGGGAGTGGCGCAGCTCTTTGGCAGCGAACTGATCTACGTCCTAAAGAGGGTCAATCTTAGTCCCGACGAGCTCTGCAGCTTTGTCATCGGTGATGGCTGTGCCGACGTCTACAACCCCTACCACGAGTGGGAGGTCGTCTTCCCGCCAGTCCCCAAGCCGCCGCGTCTTGCTGACTTGCCCATTCCCGTGGACGGAGCCCCCTTCTTCAAGGTCCTGCACATCTCGGACACCCACTACGACCCCCACTACGCGGAGGGCTCCAACGCCGAGTGCAACGAGCCCCTCTGCTGCCGCCTCAGCAGCGGACGGCCTGCTACGCCTAATGCTGCCGCCGGCAAGTGGGGCGACTACCGGAAGTGCGACACGCCCAAGCGGACGGTGGATCACATGCTCTCGCACATCGCCGAGACGCATAAGGACATCGACTACATCCTGTGGACGGGCGACCTGCCGCCGCACGACGTCTGGAACCAGACCAAGGAGGAGAATCTGGCCATCATTAAGGAGACAGTGAAGCAGATGGCCGAGAAGTTCCCCGGAGTGCCCATCTTCCCAGCCCTGGGCAACCACGAAAGCGCCCCGGTGAACAGTTTCCCCCCTCCGTACGTCAACCAGGTGGACATCTCCATCAGCTGGCTGTACGACGAGCTGGATGCCCAGTGGCGTCGGTGGCTGCCACAGAGTGTGACCCCCACAGTGCGGCGAGGAGCCTTCTACTCGGTGCTGGTGCGTCCTGGCTTCCGCATCATCTCCATGAACATGAACTACTGCAACAACAAGAACTGGTGGCTGCTTCTCAACTCCACGGATCCGGCTACTGAATTGCAATg GTTCATTTACGAGCTACAAAGTGCCGAGTTCTCCAACGAAAAGGTGCATGTCATAGGTCACATACCGCCAGGGCACTCTGACTGTCTGAAGGTGTGGTCTCGGAACTTCTACAAGATTATAGCTCGTTATGAGAGTACTGTGACGGCTCAGTTCTACGGACACACGCACTACGATGAGTTTGAGATGTTCTACGATCCACATGATCTAA ATCACCCCAATAGCATAGCCTATATAGGACCCTCTGTATCGCCTTACTATGACCTCAATCCCGGCTATCGGATCTACTATGTGGATGGGGACCATGACTCTACCACACGACTGGTCATTGACCACGAGTCCTGGATAATGAACCTGAAGGAGGCTAACCTGTATGGCTACCCCATCTGGTACAAGCTGTACACTGCCAGAGCGGCCTATAATATGAAGGCCCTCCGTCCCAGCGATTGGAACAATTTACTCAACGAGCTCACCAATAATCAAGAGCTATTCGAGCTCTACTACAA atattattGGAAGAACTCACCGGCTAGACCCACCTGCGATGCCGAGTGCAAGAAGCGTTTGATTTGCGATTGCAGGAGTGGACGTTCCCACGATCGAAAGCACTTCTGCTCAGAAGTAGAGTCCAAAATAGACGAGGAGTCCTCCAAGTCGTGGAAGTCCTGGTTCTATCGTGGATTGACCAACTC CTATAGCCTGCTGTCCTCGATCACCTACCTGCCCAAATACCTGCTGGGATATCGCTGA